A genome region from Crossiella equi includes the following:
- a CDS encoding DUF6183 family protein → MEATIDELITRLRGAESCTEELTLVRSWADAGRIDELLHLGEALLGADSAAARAVLRAVIQGLAARPGAFSVVAALQLAAGASVVEAPEVAAWLAQGQPLENLDTFFADARPDDEVLACLLQELVLTHGDLSAVPEAVAFAEQLHGAHPLGGLPLVLAEFERGPVAEAEFRALPLWPDHGGAEPSAEVTRLAEELPTVDGAGRVDSGVFRLSAPWQPDLLTALPLDCLAGAQTVRVRQLDPAAAFAELFTELAEGLARPYARLTARRVLAALGGEAALDGAPVRWWQFQAPGPWFYEAGRDLGLLAVRQDDELAVLATTSPQTASS, encoded by the coding sequence GTGGAGGCGACCATCGACGAGCTCATCACCAGGCTCCGCGGCGCGGAGTCCTGCACCGAGGAGCTGACCCTCGTCCGGAGCTGGGCCGACGCGGGCCGCATCGACGAGCTGCTGCACCTCGGTGAGGCACTGCTCGGGGCGGACTCGGCGGCGGCCCGCGCGGTGCTGCGCGCGGTCATCCAGGGCCTGGCGGCCCGGCCGGGCGCGTTCAGCGTGGTCGCCGCGCTCCAGCTGGCCGCCGGCGCCTCGGTGGTCGAGGCGCCCGAGGTGGCCGCGTGGCTCGCGCAGGGCCAGCCGTTGGAGAACCTGGACACCTTCTTCGCCGACGCCCGCCCGGACGACGAGGTGCTGGCCTGCCTGCTCCAGGAGCTCGTGCTGACCCACGGCGACCTGTCCGCGGTGCCGGAGGCGGTGGCCTTCGCCGAGCAGCTGCACGGCGCGCACCCGTTGGGCGGGCTGCCGTTGGTGCTGGCGGAGTTCGAGCGCGGCCCGGTGGCGGAGGCGGAGTTCCGCGCGCTGCCGCTGTGGCCGGACCACGGGGGTGCCGAACCCAGCGCCGAGGTCACCCGGCTGGCCGAGGAACTGCCCACTGTGGACGGTGCGGGCCGCGTGGACAGCGGTGTGTTCCGGCTCAGCGCGCCGTGGCAGCCGGACCTGCTCACCGCGCTGCCCCTGGACTGCCTGGCGGGCGCGCAGACCGTGCGGGTGCGGCAGCTCGACCCCGCGGCGGCCTTCGCGGAGCTGTTCACCGAGCTGGCCGAGGGCCTGGCACGCCCGTACGCGCGGCTGACCGCGCGCCGGGTGCTGGCGGCGCTGGGCGGCGAGGCGGCGCTGGACGGTGCCCCGGTGCGGTGGTGGCAGTTCCAGGCCCCGGGCCCGTGGTTCTACGAGGCGGGCCGGGACCTGGGTCTGCTGGCGGTGCGCCAGGACGACGAGCTCGCCGTCCTGGCCACGACCTCGCCCCAGACTGCCTCGTCCTAG
- a CDS encoding glycoside hydrolase family 28 protein, translated as MGGVSRWWVRVGVVAVLVGGGVVPGPGYASAATFDVRDFGAKGDGRAVDSPAFDRAIAAASAAVGGVVEVPAGTYLARSIHLRSNITVNLAAGARVVAAASGMDQAEPNEFDQYQDYGHSHFRNALIWGEGVSNVHFTGAGTIDGDDKLATDNKVPSGVADKAVSLKLCRNVTFTGITLRRGGHFAVLANGCDGMRFSGVKVFTAEDRDGINIINSSRVEIADSVVEASDDAVVFKSDFALGRTFPSTDNLVRDSTIRSTENNAVQFGSETCGDFRNTVFRNLRITGAGKAGLGIVSMDGAAIEGIRYENISLSRTASPIFLHVGKRSRCPGKPPAGRIRDISFTNVTGSDLTAPATVPGGPEHTSTITGRTDSAIEDIRFRDVRLTVPGGHPASDAARVPPENATEYPPRIFGTRPSYGFWIRHAKDITFTGSRFEFDRADGRPAFLAHDTAGVRIDGVAVERSTGPYDVTFQKSSGQAVTGSTTTGGQPLRTRTQN; from the coding sequence GTGGGTGGGGTTTCGCGTTGGTGGGTCCGGGTCGGGGTGGTCGCGGTCTTGGTCGGCGGGGGTGTGGTGCCGGGGCCCGGCTATGCCTCGGCCGCCACGTTCGACGTTCGGGATTTCGGGGCCAAGGGTGATGGCAGGGCCGTTGACTCGCCTGCCTTCGACCGGGCCATCGCGGCCGCCAGTGCCGCCGTCGGCGGGGTTGTGGAGGTGCCCGCCGGGACGTACCTGGCCCGGTCCATCCACCTCAGGAGCAACATCACCGTCAACCTGGCCGCCGGGGCGAGGGTCGTGGCCGCCGCGAGCGGGATGGACCAGGCCGAGCCCAACGAGTTCGACCAGTACCAGGACTACGGGCACAGCCATTTCCGCAATGCCCTGATCTGGGGTGAGGGTGTGTCCAATGTGCACTTCACCGGGGCCGGGACCATTGACGGGGACGACAAGCTGGCCACCGACAACAAGGTGCCCAGCGGAGTCGCGGACAAGGCCGTCTCGTTGAAGTTGTGCCGGAACGTCACGTTCACCGGGATCACCTTGCGGCGGGGTGGGCACTTCGCCGTGCTGGCCAACGGGTGTGACGGGATGCGGTTCAGCGGGGTGAAGGTGTTCACCGCCGAGGACCGCGACGGGATCAACATCATCAACAGTTCGCGCGTCGAGATCGCCGACTCCGTGGTCGAGGCCAGTGACGACGCCGTCGTGTTCAAGAGCGACTTCGCCCTCGGGCGGACGTTCCCCAGCACCGACAACCTCGTGCGGGACTCGACGATCAGGTCCACCGAGAACAACGCCGTGCAGTTCGGGTCCGAGACCTGTGGGGACTTCCGGAACACGGTCTTCCGCAACCTGCGGATCACCGGGGCGGGCAAGGCCGGGCTCGGGATCGTGTCCATGGACGGGGCGGCGATCGAGGGCATCCGGTACGAGAACATCAGCCTCAGCCGGACCGCCTCGCCGATCTTCCTGCACGTCGGCAAACGCTCACGCTGCCCCGGCAAGCCCCCGGCGGGCCGGATCCGGGACATCAGCTTCACCAACGTCACCGGCAGCGACCTGACCGCGCCCGCCACCGTGCCCGGCGGGCCCGAGCACACCAGCACGATCACCGGGCGCACCGACTCGGCGATCGAGGACATCCGGTTCCGCGACGTCCGGCTGACCGTGCCCGGCGGCCACCCGGCCTCCGACGCCGCGCGCGTACCGCCGGAGAACGCCACCGAGTACCCGCCGCGCATCTTCGGCACGCGGCCGTCGTACGGCTTCTGGATCCGGCACGCCAAGGACATCACGTTCACCGGCAGCCGCTTCGAGTTCGACCGAGCCGACGGCCGCCCGGCCTTCCTCGCCCACGACACCGCCGGGGTGCGCATCGACGGCGTCGCGGTCGAGCGCAGCACCGGGCCCTACGACGTGACCTTCCAGAAGAGCAGCGGCCAAGCTGTCACCGGCAGCACCACCACCGGCGGCCAGCCACTGCGCACCCGGACGCAGAACTAG
- the dhaM gene encoding dihydroxyacetone kinase phosphoryl donor subunit DhaM, whose translation MNRRVGLVIVSHSAKLAEGVVELAQQMAPDVRIKPAGGLPDGVSLGTDFDTVSAALEQADEGEGVVLLYDVGSAQMTAELAVESLGDPGRAVVVDAPLAEGAVAAAVSAQGGSTVDEVADAAATATAFAIGETVDELFLGADAHGHGHGHGGGGSSGLLSAEIELRNEVGLHARPAAQLARVVAELDVEASVRFGDQEVSAASVLALMGLGARGGDTITVRAVGPDAQLALDRVRELAERSFGE comes from the coding sequence GTGAACCGGCGGGTCGGACTGGTGATCGTCTCGCACAGCGCGAAACTGGCCGAGGGCGTGGTCGAGCTCGCGCAGCAGATGGCACCGGACGTGCGCATCAAGCCCGCGGGCGGCTTGCCCGACGGCGTCAGCCTGGGCACCGACTTCGACACCGTCTCCGCCGCCCTGGAGCAGGCGGACGAGGGCGAGGGCGTGGTGCTGCTCTACGACGTGGGCAGCGCGCAGATGACCGCCGAGCTGGCCGTGGAGAGCCTGGGCGACCCGGGCCGCGCGGTGGTGGTCGACGCCCCGCTGGCCGAGGGCGCGGTGGCCGCGGCGGTCTCCGCGCAGGGCGGGTCCACTGTGGACGAGGTGGCCGACGCCGCCGCGACCGCGACCGCCTTCGCCATCGGCGAGACCGTGGACGAGCTGTTCCTGGGCGCCGACGCGCACGGCCACGGCCACGGGCACGGCGGGGGCGGCTCCAGCGGGCTGCTGTCGGCCGAGATCGAGCTGCGCAACGAGGTGGGCCTGCACGCCCGCCCGGCCGCGCAGCTGGCCCGCGTGGTGGCCGAGCTGGACGTGGAGGCCTCGGTGCGCTTCGGCGACCAGGAGGTCTCGGCGGCCAGCGTGCTCGCCCTGATGGGCCTGGGCGCGCGCGGCGGCGACACGATCACCGTGCGCGCGGTCGGCCCGGACGCCCAGCTCGCGCTGGACCGGGTGCGGGAGCTGGCCGAGCGGTCCTTCGGCGAGTAG
- a CDS encoding AAA family ATPase, whose amino-acid sequence MTEPRLIVLTGISAAGKTTVGRLLAEEFERGAFVEGDLVREMVRRGRVDMSPEPSGEALAQLRLRYRQTAALASSFVEAGFTAVLEDVIVGAELLEFLAAVRAPRTHLVVLAPSVAAVTAREGGRDKVAYGARWQPELLDRVVRDSTPRLGLWLDTTIQTPAGTVAEILSRLPESLLSPELVGGSV is encoded by the coding sequence ATGACCGAACCGCGCCTCATCGTGCTGACCGGGATCTCCGCGGCGGGCAAGACCACCGTGGGCCGCCTGCTGGCCGAGGAGTTCGAGCGGGGCGCGTTCGTGGAGGGCGACCTGGTGCGAGAGATGGTGCGCCGGGGCCGGGTGGACATGTCGCCGGAGCCGTCCGGGGAGGCGCTGGCCCAGCTGCGGCTGCGCTACCGGCAGACCGCGGCGCTGGCGAGCTCGTTCGTCGAGGCCGGGTTCACCGCGGTGCTGGAGGACGTGATCGTGGGCGCGGAGCTGCTGGAGTTCCTGGCGGCGGTCCGCGCCCCGCGCACGCACCTGGTGGTCCTGGCCCCGTCGGTGGCGGCGGTGACGGCCCGGGAAGGGGGCCGGGACAAGGTCGCCTACGGGGCGCGGTGGCAACCCGAACTACTCGACCGAGTGGTTCGCGACAGCACTCCCCGCCTCGGGTTGTGGCTGGACACCACGATTCAGACCCCGGCCGGGACGGTGGCCGAGATCCTGTCCCGACTGCCGGAGAGCCTGCTCTCCCCCGAGCTCGTCGGGGGGTCGGTCTAG
- a CDS encoding GNAT family N-acetyltransferase — MPASPADLTTERLLLRPPTDADLPAVLEIHRDPATNEFRKVPSPARVAEQLAEWRRTWAEHGYGYWLVTDRATGEAVGVGGLEPHELEGAPAHNLYYRFRPSAWGRGYATEMARAALSWAESATGLRVYVATVPANSRAISVARKLGMVRVGTTDSYSTQGLALYRRPLPPPHELHTARLWLRELRPTDRAAFAEIQGDPETNRYNRIPPTEARVQAVHDLILTDWSTRGLGYWAVCDPATGTVLGYGGLRHTTIDGEPSLNLAYRLRPTAWGKGYAPELARAATTWAEHTHPALPVSVVTHFDNHPSIRVAEKLGFTLERTTEHGDQGPSALYRNPRRRTSATA, encoded by the coding sequence ATGCCCGCCTCCCCCGCCGACCTCACCACCGAACGCCTCCTGCTCCGCCCGCCGACCGACGCCGACCTGCCCGCCGTCCTGGAGATCCACCGCGACCCGGCCACCAACGAGTTCCGCAAGGTCCCGTCCCCGGCACGCGTGGCCGAGCAGCTGGCCGAGTGGCGCCGGACGTGGGCCGAGCACGGCTACGGCTACTGGCTGGTCACCGACCGGGCCACGGGCGAGGCGGTGGGCGTGGGTGGCCTGGAACCCCACGAGCTGGAGGGCGCCCCGGCGCACAACCTCTACTACCGCTTCCGCCCGTCGGCCTGGGGCCGGGGCTACGCCACGGAGATGGCACGGGCGGCCCTGTCCTGGGCGGAGTCGGCCACGGGCCTGCGGGTCTACGTGGCCACGGTCCCGGCCAACTCCAGGGCGATCTCGGTGGCGCGCAAGCTGGGCATGGTCCGGGTGGGCACCACCGACAGCTACTCCACCCAGGGCCTGGCCCTGTACCGCCGCCCGCTGCCGCCCCCGCACGAGCTCCACACGGCGCGCCTGTGGCTGCGCGAGCTGCGCCCGACGGACCGGGCGGCCTTCGCCGAGATCCAGGGTGACCCGGAGACCAACCGCTACAACAGGATCCCGCCCACCGAGGCCCGGGTCCAGGCGGTCCACGACCTCATCCTCACCGACTGGTCCACCCGGGGCCTGGGCTACTGGGCGGTCTGCGACCCGGCCACGGGCACCGTGCTGGGCTACGGCGGCCTCCGCCACACCACGATCGACGGCGAGCCCTCCCTGAACCTGGCCTACCGCCTCCGCCCGACGGCCTGGGGCAAGGGCTACGCCCCGGAACTGGCCCGGGCGGCCACCACCTGGGCCGAGCACACCCACCCGGCGCTCCCGGTCAGCGTGGTCACCCACTTCGACAACCACCCGAGCATCCGGGTGGCCGAGAAACTGGGCTTCACCCTGGAACGCACCACCGAACACGGCGACCAGGGCCCCTCGGCGCTGTACCGCAACCCGCGGCGGCGCACCTCGGCCACGGCCTGA
- a CDS encoding FmdB family zinc ribbon protein, with protein MPRYEFRCRECTGSFEVDRPMSASGDPATCPQGHTDTVKLLTTLGMTGRSGAAPAPAGGGGGGCCGGGCCA; from the coding sequence ATGCCGCGATACGAGTTCCGCTGCCGGGAGTGCACCGGCAGCTTCGAGGTGGACCGCCCGATGAGCGCGTCCGGCGACCCGGCGACCTGCCCCCAGGGCCACACGGACACGGTGAAACTGCTCACCACCCTCGGCATGACGGGCCGCTCCGGCGCCGCCCCGGCCCCGGCCGGAGGCGGAGGCGGCGGCTGCTGCGGAGGCGGCTGCTGCGCCTGA
- a CDS encoding 3-hydroxyacyl-CoA dehydrogenase family protein — MTREFRTVGVVGLGTMGAGIAEVFARTGLDVIAVEVSEEALARGRGHLEHSTDRAVRRGKLDQAGKDALFGHLTFTTSLADLAGADLVVEAVPERMELKAEVFAELDRICPPETVLVSNTSSLSVTELSVHTGRPGKVVGMHFFNPAPVLKLVEVIRTVVTEPDVVEDITAFAARLGKVPVVIGDRAGFIANALLFGYLNHAVRMFESRYATREDLDAAMKLGCGYPMGPLALLDLIGLDTAYEILDTMYHQSRNRLHAPAPLLKQMITAGLLGRKSGRGFYTYDAPDSPTVVDAVTAGPGGHAQVREVRRVGVVGTGTMATGIVEVFAKSGHDVLVRARSEGKGELALAALARSLDKAVRRGKLAQADRDAALARVRVTTDLEDLAEVDLVVEAVAEELSVKKAVFATLDEVCKPGAVLATTTSSLPVVELAAVTSRPGDVVGLHFFNPAPVMRLVEVVHTIATAPEVTATAQAVCRKLGKHPVTCGDRAGFIVNALLFPYLNDAVKMLEAHYASADDIDNAMKVGCSLPMGPFALLDVVGLDVALAIQRELYLEFREAGFAPAPLLEHLVTAGRLGRKTGKGFRDYTA, encoded by the coding sequence GTGACGCGTGAGTTCCGCACCGTCGGAGTGGTCGGCCTGGGCACCATGGGCGCGGGGATCGCGGAGGTGTTCGCCCGCACCGGCCTGGACGTGATCGCGGTGGAGGTCTCCGAGGAGGCCCTCGCACGCGGCCGCGGCCACCTCGAGCACTCCACCGACCGGGCCGTGCGCCGGGGCAAGCTCGACCAGGCGGGCAAGGACGCCCTGTTCGGCCACCTCACCTTCACCACCTCGCTGGCCGACCTGGCCGGGGCCGACCTCGTGGTCGAGGCCGTGCCCGAGCGGATGGAGCTCAAGGCCGAGGTCTTCGCCGAGCTGGACCGGATCTGCCCGCCGGAGACCGTGCTGGTGTCCAACACCTCCTCGCTGTCGGTCACCGAGCTGTCCGTGCACACCGGCCGTCCGGGCAAGGTCGTCGGGATGCACTTCTTCAACCCGGCGCCGGTGCTCAAGCTGGTCGAGGTGATCCGCACCGTGGTCACCGAGCCGGACGTGGTCGAGGACATCACCGCCTTCGCCGCCCGCCTGGGCAAGGTGCCGGTGGTCATCGGCGACCGCGCGGGCTTCATCGCCAACGCGCTGCTGTTCGGCTACCTCAACCACGCGGTGCGCATGTTCGAGAGCCGCTACGCCACCCGCGAGGACCTGGACGCGGCCATGAAGCTGGGCTGCGGCTACCCGATGGGCCCGCTGGCGCTGCTGGACCTCATCGGCCTGGACACCGCCTACGAGATCCTCGACACGATGTACCACCAGTCCCGCAACCGCCTGCACGCCCCGGCCCCGCTGCTCAAGCAGATGATCACCGCCGGGCTGCTGGGCCGGAAGAGCGGGCGCGGCTTCTACACCTACGACGCGCCGGACTCCCCGACCGTGGTGGACGCGGTCACCGCGGGCCCCGGCGGGCACGCGCAGGTGCGCGAGGTGCGGCGGGTCGGCGTGGTCGGCACCGGCACCATGGCCACCGGCATCGTCGAGGTCTTCGCCAAGTCCGGCCACGACGTCCTGGTGCGGGCCCGGAGCGAGGGCAAGGGCGAGCTGGCCCTGGCGGCGCTGGCCCGCTCGCTGGACAAGGCGGTGCGGCGCGGCAAGCTGGCCCAGGCCGACCGGGACGCGGCCCTGGCCCGCGTGCGCGTGACCACCGACCTGGAGGACCTCGCCGAGGTCGACCTGGTGGTCGAGGCGGTGGCCGAGGAGCTGTCGGTGAAGAAGGCCGTCTTCGCCACCCTGGACGAGGTCTGCAAGCCCGGTGCGGTCCTGGCCACCACCACCTCCTCCCTGCCGGTGGTCGAACTGGCCGCCGTCACCAGCCGTCCGGGTGACGTCGTTGGTCTGCACTTCTTCAACCCCGCGCCGGTGATGCGACTGGTCGAGGTCGTGCACACCATCGCCACCGCGCCCGAGGTCACCGCCACCGCGCAGGCGGTCTGCCGAAAGCTCGGCAAACACCCCGTGACCTGCGGCGACCGCGCCGGTTTCATCGTCAACGCACTGCTGTTCCCCTACCTCAACGACGCGGTGAAGATGCTGGAGGCCCACTACGCCTCCGCCGATGACATCGACAACGCGATGAAGGTCGGCTGCTCCCTGCCGATGGGCCCGTTCGCGCTGCTGGACGTGGTCGGCCTGGACGTCGCGCTGGCCATCCAGCGGGAGCTCTACCTGGAGTTCCGCGAGGCCGGGTTCGCGCCCGCGCCGCTGCTGGAGCACCTCGTCACCGCCGGTCGACTGGGCCGGAAGACGGGGAAGGGATTCCGCGACTACACGGCCTGA